The genomic DNA GAGCATCTACATACGCCATTAGCAACATTTCTTCACTAGCCTCAGCATAATTGACCTTTGCCTCCTTGTCTTTCATAGGACACTCATACTGAAAGTGCCCTAATTCATGACAACTATAGCACTCAATTGTTGACTTGTTGAAGGTTTGTCGACCTCTCCCTCTGCCTCTTCCACGAAAGGTTCCTCGACCACGTCCTCTTCCTCCAGAGTTCTCTTCATAGACCACCTTCAATGCTTGCTCCTCCACAACATGTCCGATCATCCGCTGTTCATGTACCAACAAACTGCTTTGCAGTTCATCAATTGAGAGAAGATCTAAATCTTTAGATTCCTCAATTGAACAAACCACATAATCATACTTAGGAGTCATTGATCTCAGAATCTTCTCAATAACTTCTACATCTGTCAATTTGTCACCATTGATTCTTCTCTTGTTGGCTATGGTCAGAGTTCGACCAAAGAACTCATTCACAGTCTCTCCTGTCCTCATGTGAAGCATCTCAAACTCCTTTCGAAGTGCCTGCAACTGTGCTCGCTTGACACGAGCAGTTCCTTGATACTTTTGCTTCAACGAATCCCAGATCTCCTTAGCCGTATCCTTGTTCAAGATTGTTTCCAAAACAGCTCGATCAATTGCTTGAAACAGATAATTCTTAGCCTTTAGATCTTTCAACTTTTGATCCTCAAGCACCTTCTTTTGCCCTTCCACGAGTGAGGCTCCTTCTGCTGCTGCAGTGATTCCATGCTCTACAATGCTCCAATACTCCTTTGAACGTAGAAAATTTTCCATAAGCATCGCCCAATGGTCATAATGCCCATCCAGTTTCGGAATGGATGCTTGCACGAAACCACTTCCTTCTCCTGCCATATTCTCGTATATCTTCACTCAAAAGTTACTCTCTCAAGTTTAATCAGAAACCCCAGGttggggctctgataccaaatgttgaaacCGAGTTTTGTTAGCCGAGATCTTTTGCAAGCTATGAGAAAATTACGTTATGATTGAATGAATAACAAACAGGCTTTTAATAAGCCTTACACAATAACTGAATAAGAAACATGCAGCCCACGTTGAACATAAACCTAAACGTGGTAGAAGACTAAGTCTGAAGAAGAAACTGATCCCTAGATTCTAGGGCTTATTTCGCCATGCAGTTGAAACTGCTTACATACTTAACCCTAAACTTACGTAGTGGATAAAACCACTACTTCTAACACATACATGCTCGATATATATTTGTGAAAGAGAAACTATGCAAACCTGAGCTACAGTGAGGCCCAAATCATTCATGACCCCTGACCGAGATGGTGAGGAATATCCCACCTGCAAATCAATCATACGCCATTGGACCAAACTATTAGGAAACCAATCAAACCGCTAGTACTATTCATAGAGACACCATCTTGCTTATCTTTGAAACACAACAAttgattgacaaaaatatttagtaaaacaaaacacacaaaacaaaatatttcagATAGCCATATTCTCTGTTTCAAGATATCaacaagaaaagaatgaaaaaagtTTTAGATAATATAAGTCAAGCATCTGCACTAGGCCGACAGGTAATGGGTAATTGCGAAAACTTACACGTTTAACCACTCCTTCGATTGTCATTGTTGAACCAACAACTGTGTACTGCGGAACAAGAAGAAAGTTTACCAGATGCAGAGAAATGAAAAACCGAAGAGAATATAGCCTACTTGATATATATAAATTGATCAAAGAAGAGGCTTTGAAAACCTTAGCGAAAGCTACGGCAAGACATCCCAAAATGCAGAATATCTTGGATAACGCCATTGCCTGCTTCACCAAGAGAAACCTGAATTGAGCAAAAATTGAAGTGATTAGAACTTGATTTGGAGTGACATGTTATATCTATTGAAATGAGAAAACCTAGAATAACATTTGAACTACTACGTACATATACGGAAAGCGGTTGGCAGAGGCTTTGAAAGCCTAGTTTAATCTGACCAGAGAGAGGGCAGTGGTGATTTGAAACGCTTACCTTGTGTTTCAATTTTGAACAACTTCTGGACTACCCAACAAGGCACTTCTCTTGAAAGATGAAAAGCATCAACTGCTCTAGTTCATTGAGGCCTCTCCGTATGAATCAAATCATCACTTTCAAGATTCCAACTCGGTCGAAACATCATTTAACAATGCCGGAGAGTCTTCACGTCAGTGAACTAATCAAAAGAATATGTGTGGTGAGTACAGAAGAACAGAAAAGCGAGAGAAGGGAGATGAACAACCAATGAATATTTTGACTTACATCGTTTATGTGGGATGTGGGAAATCTTAGGCCATTCACGGCCGCTCTCCTCAGCGCATGCTTCCTTTAGATGGGGACATGCATCAATCTCTAGCACATGTAGCTTGGCGATCCGTTGCATAGCTTCCATTGTAGGAAAATACATGAGATTCTTGCACCTCTTAATACGCAGTCGGGTAAGAGATGTAAGGTCACCCAACCACTCCGGCAAAGACTCCACTCCGCCAAATGATCTTATCTCCAAAGACGTTAAAGTAGTGAAGTGTTGAATTTGATCAGGTAGAGACTTGAGCTTAGGCCACCCTGAGATCGTTAAGCTTTGGATTTGTGACGATGGAACCTTAAAATCAGGAAAAGAGTCCAGCTTCCAGAACTTACCGATTGTCATCTCTTTCAAACCATGCAGAGAATGTAGGCCCCTCGGCAAATATTGTAATTTCAAACACTCGTATATTACTAAACATGAAAGAGACTGCAAGCTAGATACATCTTGATCTGCCATAGATTTTAATTTGTCGCAAAACGCGACCGAAAAATGGCTAAGAGATGTGCATGATGATAGTCCGCTAGGCAGACTTGTTAATGCATCACATTTTTCAATCTCCAAATAACGCAGGGATGTGAGGTTGTCTAAACTTGGAATAGCCCGCAGATTAGGGCAACCAGATATAACCAGGTGCTCAAGAGAGACGGGGTGTTGTCGCCCTAAACGTTTCAGACTTTGACAGTTGGAGATAAAGAAAGAGTGAAGAGAAGTACAAGATTGTAGCCCGCTCAGTATACTTGTGAATCCATTGCATTCTTCGATTCTCAGTTCACGGAGGGATGTGCAGCCGTATAAGGACAACTCCTCCAGTCCACTCTGAAGATTCGTTGACTCAAGAGAACATCTTTCAATAGCCAATTTGCGGAGGGAGGTCAGACTGTGTATTGAAATGCATCTTAGCTTTGGACAATCAACTATGCTCAACTGCTGCAGAGATGAATGGTATTCAACCAGGGACGGTGACCGTGAAATTGGAATGGATGTTAGATTAGGGCAACCCCTTATTAGCAACTTCTGGTTCTTTTCCAATATCCCTACTGGCAGAGAAGTAACCTCCTGGAGATATTCTAATCTAAGGGAAGTGAGAGCGGTCACTTGACTGCTTATATTTTCTATTGCCATGAAGTCGTCAACGTTATACACATCCAACTTTTGGAGAGATGGAAAGTGTCCTGGAGCAGTTCGCAGTTCCATGCAAGACACGAGAGTCAACTTCTCAAGGCAGGGAAACACTACTAGCTCCACTTTCTCATTTGTTGGCATCGCAACAActgcttcattccattcaactAGAACTGGACAATCAATCATTTGCAAGGTTTTCAATGCTGGAAACAGAGTCACCCTCCTCACCGTCTCATTCCTTGTCGTCGTTGTAGCTCCACTACTAACATAGTTATAACCATAAAACTCGGCTCCCACACATTTAAGGTTATGCATGCTGTGGAGCACAACATGTCTAAGATGTGGCAAATGACCGAGTGTTGGGACTTGTTCACATTCTCTGCAATCATACAACAAAATCTCTTGCAAATTTTGGGGCAACAGACCACTTATCATCCATGACGCAAATTTTAAACCCATGAAGTTCTCAATCCTTAAGATTTCTAACTTGGGGTGCAGTTGGAGACCTTCCAGTACATCATTGTCGTGTTCATTTCTTCCCCTGCTACAATTCCCCCATTCAAATGTCAACCCTCGTATGTTTGCTTTCCCcactaaatttgatttttttgctTCCTCTTTGTCCCTCACATATTCCAAACATCCAAGTGTTAGATTTCCTTTCAATTGGTTTAAGCCACCTAGCTCATCAATTCCACGAGTTCTAGCCCTATCCAGAGTAAAGGAAGGTAGTCTCTGCAGTTGAGTGAAGCTTCTAATCCCAAATGGAATGACTTCCTTATATTTGTCGAAATAAACATGTCTCAAGTTTATCAAATTTTCCAGCTCCCTTGGAAATATTCGAAGATGTTTTGTATCACACATTCTCAACGTCTGTAGGTTATAGAGCTTCCCAACAGACCTGGGAAGTGCTCGGATAGGTGTATTGGAAATGTCTAGATATCTCAGGTGTCTTAGATCGCCAATTGAACCGGGCAACTCCGAAGCATAAGTTTTGGACAATTTTAACACACGCAAACCCTTAAATCTTGACAAGATGTTGCCGGGGATTCCACTCTGTGAAAATAGAGAGGACACTTTCTCAGCATTTTTTTCTAAACTTATTGGTATTAGAGACGACATCTCTGTCTTGCTTCGAATTTTAAGTTTATCTTCCCCATCATATTTCGACACTAGTTCTGCGAGATCATGCACAAGATCATGCATCTTGCATTTGATGATAGAGTCACAGCCGTCCTTTATAACATCTTGGAAAAATGAGTTTTCCAACAGACtattaaaatattcattacCAATATCCTCCATCTCTAGATTAGCATGAGAGTGAAGCAATCCATGAGCCATCCAGAGTTGAATTAAATCATctctttcaatttcaaaatctttttCCAGCATTGAGCAACACGCAAAACATTGTTTCAAATATGGTGATTTCAAACTATCAAAACTCAACTTCAAAACTGACATGATTCTATCCTCTCCTTCAGGTAATTCCCATATTTTACTTTCTTGAATTATTAACCATTCATCTGCACTATTTTTAGATCGCATCATGCTTCCCAAAACCTGTTGGTGCATAAGTtaaaatttctatatatatttttataaacatatataccaCCCATGTAACAAGTTGAAGTGTTAACATATACAACAGTAAAGAAATCAATAGTTTAACTGAAGTTTGACCATATATCAACCTTGACCTTATTTTCCACTCCATTTGTGTAATAGAACTTTTATCTAACATTCTTATAGCTAGTAACAATGCAGTACAATAGTAGTATATTTTGGAGGGAGCGTTTggattcatttttctttaagaaaaaaagtATTAAAAGCAATAAACAATGGGAGCAAATTGTTTCACTAACAATGCAGTAGAATAGAAGTATATTTTGGAGAGAGCGTTTGGATTTCGTTGTACTTTTAAgttaatcaaacaaaaaaattcacaaattaaaaaaaaaaaaaatcatcatttctATCTCATTTATTTTGGAATTTCCTAGTAAGCTTAAATTTTCTCATCCAAATATGGTGTtactaataacaaataaatagtaaaagaaataatatattagTGCATACCTTTGCCACCAATGGTACACCAGCACACTTTTCAGCAATTGCCCTTCCAATTCTCTCATGAATTGAAGCTAAAGGAGCACATCCGTATGGAAAAGCTTCACCTTTTAATATGGACCAACAATCCTCTACTGATAAATTCACCAAGTCACACCTCGGAAGTGTTTCTGTGATTGATGCAACTTTGGCACTGCGAGTAGTAACAATCATGACACTTCCATGAGCAGAATTGAGTTTTGACAAACAACTCATCAAACTGCTCCATAACATATCATCTTCATTCCACACATCATCTAGTACGAGAATATATCTCTTCCCCATCAACTCTTTTTGGAGGTTTTGAAGCAATGCCTCCTGACTTGTTAGTCCAGTATTTGTTGAGTTAAGTAATTCCAAAATCCGTCTCAAAATTGAATTAACGTCGAAAGTGGTAGATACACACACCCAAATTTTGGTTTCAAAATGTTTGTCAATGTAACGATTGTCATTGTATATTGCTTTAGCCAAAGTTGTCTTTCCGAGTCCCGCCATTCCCACAATCACCATAACCGAAAGGTATTTTTCCCGATTGTTGGAGTCAATCAAGGTTGCGATTATACCAGACACAATCTCCTCCCTACCAAAGATCTTTTCATCATGATCAAAGCTTGAGACGGTTTCTCTGTTCCCCATGCCTTGTGGGGATAATGTAGAATCTATTCTTCTTGCAACTAACCCAATGAAAGATGCCTCGCTCTTGAGATCCGATAGAGTTGCATTGATGTTCTTTATTTTGTGTGCCATTTGTTGACGAAATAAGATAGGATTTGAGCGTGAAAGGAAGTTGAGTACCTTTTTCTTGACTTGGTTTTGAAATTCTACTTTGCTCCGGACATCTTCATAATTGATTTCGTCGAAGACATTGTCAGCGTCACGAGCCACCTCTTCAAGTTTCTTCAACCAGTCTCTGACTGCCATGCCCCGATCCTGCTGTGGTTGGCTTGTGACATCGCCCAAGAACTCTTGAATCGCACGTATTGATTGACGAAACTTTGCTAGTTCTTTTCTGAATCCCCAGAAAAGACTGAATTCTTGAGCAGCAAGTAAAGCCAACTTGTTCAGTATTCCCTCCACAGGGAAAGTATAAACTTCGAACGCCTTAACAGCCTCCATACTTAGCGCGAAAAGGTATGAATGCAGAGATAGCTAAGGAAGCAAGAAGAAATAGGATTGAAGAATTAGTCCTACTGCAGATTTGTAGATCAAAAATATGGTTTCATAACCAATTGGCAATTTggtatttaattataatgatTCCACCTACCTATCAAATTATTTCAAGCTCaacgaaaattttaaattagcaGTGGACTATAATTATTGGTAGCTTCTTCCATCAGTGCTGGCGAAATATGTTTTCTCTATTCACATAAGTTGGAAACTTaagtttttaataattgaagGAATCTGTACTGAGCGCGTAGTAGGTTTAAGAAAGTACCACTAAGCTTTCAAATCTAACAACTCCCATTGACCCTTCGATCTACTCAATAATATTCATTAAACAAATTTCACAATACATAAAAAATGTGTATATGAAGCGTTTAACAATGCCAATTTGCAATTTCATTTtgaaaaaactaataaaaatggcttcaaatctttacattttaataaaaaattatcgaCTAACTTTacttaatgataagaacaaaagaataaaaaaaaacataaaaaacaccACATGCGCTGAGCGCAAGTACCCTCCCCACCCCTCCTGCCTCCTGCCTCCCGCCTCCCGCCTCCCCTTTCCACTCTTTTTTCTCCCCGTCGATAGCTATCActgagagattttttattttttattttacttagaATAAGAGAAAGacttcaaattgaattacatttccaaatttatttttgtagtgtTGTTTCCTAATAGTAGTCAAGATGACAAgggatttttcagtgtgtcaaAACACGAGATAGTACACCACGTGTCTCTATACAAGTGGTGAGATTctagtgttaaaaaattaataacataaaaaataaaatttcccaccacttagataataacacgtggtgtacctcTTGTGTTACGGACATAAGGAAAAATTTGTCCAAGATGACACCCAAGCTAAAGAAATTGGATGGAGAGCTACATTTAATTATTGTAAGTTTGTAAAAAGTGTGAGGGacttttaatttggtaattgaaaatatctttttaaatataattactgaGGACATAATCTTCTCAAGGTTTCAAAAAAACCTGATTAATTGTTTAGAAAAGgggaaccggatcccctccGGACCCTTTGAAACTGAGCCTCATGACCAAGGGATCCtgaccattaaaatttgatccaacggctacaaacagggggctcctctaaaagttataataattgtagtcattggatcaaatttcaatgatctggATCCCTTGGTTAGGAGGCTTAGTTTACAAGGATCCGGAGGGGATCCGGTTTATAAAAAAGGATACTAACCGACGTACGTGGACCACTTAGGGAGAACCACGTGTCATAGTCCCCTAATAGGGCCAAttctcttgtttttcttttacgcATAAGCAAGCACCCTCCTTCTTTTTAATATTACTAACCTTTATGCATGCACTCACGTGTTTATAGAAGACATTTTTTAAATCACGGCGTGCTACGtgcgacttacacgttttaaatgtatttatatacgtgaattgacaaaaggaaagtcaaatatttgaagtaaatgaataatcttagatcatgctagaaaaaaCACCTCACAAACTAatcaaagcagctgaattcacataataaaatcagtttttcaattttcatctacgttctattgaatttacattaagaatagagaaaataatatttagtaaacaactgattgaatcacattattactaactcattgAGAGGCTAAGGCCACCTCCCTCCCctttattgtagataatatcgtttgttttaaataaaaaaataaaacagttatttgacaactaatttatcacattattatgcgcgtgtgaaatatatttttttataactggcattacaCGTCTTGTAAGatattttgaacatgtttaaaaatagagaaaataatatttaatgaacaactgattgaatcacattattgctagtctattgtgaggtattaatttttttaaactatacaaaaataattaattattaaaaaaacaccgttaaaatgacgaaaaatACCCCTgcattatttgatgcattattttgggttgcttttgaaattttttgttttgggggcatTTTTATCTTAACATTTTTGGTGAAACTTGTGACCCCAAAAGGGGTTGTTGGCTTTGTATATTAAGAttaggaggagggggagggtgCATTGGTGCAAGTTGGTTGGGTCAACTCGAATCCACCCATACCTTATTCAATTTTAAACACGGTCAGGCGGgttagaatgaagaaaaaatccgcccaaaaccaacccaacATTAACCCAAtcattattttgggttgggttAGGTTGCCTTGCTGACGATATCAGCTCAAACCCAATATGATTTTGAGCCCAAATTTGCTCATGCTCATACCCATGTCACTtcatattataaaaattattatatgtaTAACTTTTGAAATGACTATACTTGAAGTTCATTGTCAATTTTCATTGAATAATGAATGATAGTATtacatttacatttattttggTTGAGGTTTTGGTATATGCAAAGTTGTTTACTTTAACTTTTGTGTGGATGGTGATGTGTAAAtagaattttaattaataatgacgttttattcaaaatttgaaaaccatgTAAAATAAAGTGTTATAAGATTGAACTTGATAAGTTGGACGAACATGAACCAAACTCAAATAATCTCTAACCCACCTCGAATAATCCCGAACCTAATTAAAATCCAAACATGACTAAACCCACATGAACCCGAACCCAATACAAACCCAACTTTTGAAAATTAGGTTAGGATTAGGTTGACCATCTAGCCCACCTAACCCGTCTAAGTTGCACCCTTGACATGAGACATGCCCAACGACCAGCTATAAATCTGGGCTTTCCAATTGCAATTTGATATCTGATTTCTTAGAAAATGGCAAGTGAAGTGAAGTTGCAGGCAGCAGCTTGTGTACCCTTTTGtgaatttttaaacattttaaggGTATTAAGAACTTGCCTGAAGAGCTTCTTGGAAAGTATGTGAAGCCTACTCCTGATATGGAGCCTACTCCTGCTGCTAGCACTTGTGAGCCTCATGCTACAATTGCTGGTTTCACTGGTTGAAAGATGATGTTGGTTTCTGGTTTTTACTAGATTTGGTGTTGGCAGTGGAGAGTAATAAATTTGTTATTTTGGAAGAAATGAAAGCTATTTTCTTTcagtttttcttttccattttctgaAGACTATTTCCATTCctaaatgtttaaaaaaaaatcccaagtAATAGAATTTATGCTTAATTTGTAATATCTTAAACCATCATCAGTAGGTTTTGGATCTGATGACTAATTTAGCAGTTAGACATTAAGCAAAAATTTTAACTTGTAAAGAAGATTGTGTAAAGCTTTATGAGATGATAGCTTGTATTTTTGGTCCTATTATCTATtgatatttcattttaaatttgactcccaaagacaatataagtttgttactaatttattaaaattaaactcaaacatcggtttatataaatttttcattgtgtagTTTCGCCTAAACCTCTCGCTCTTCGATGCGAATATATCATcctattaaaaagaaaaagaaattaagagCTTGTAGGGTTTGATGACTTGATTTGAGCAATTGTCTCGCTCCCCTTTCATTTTATGTTCAGGTGACATTAATCTGACATATTTTGAGATGCTATTAAGGAAAACAAATCAACAACTAATCTGCATCAGtcaattctaatttattttgtatttcacATGTACATGTATGTAAGTTTTATAAAGGACTGTTACATAACACTATAATGCCCGAGCCACCATGTCTGCGTATCCGATCCCTCTACGAGTAGTCGGAAAGATTGTGAACAAGAAGCTCGACAAAATCCCAGCTCCAAGAGGCAAATTCATTGTTAGTTCACTTATTCCCGCTTCAGAAAAGAAGCAGCTTTGCACATTGGAGTTGCTAAGAGCAAAGACCAAGAACACAAATAGTGACATAAGGGCGTGAACAAAATCTATGAACTTTATTTTATACTTCTTCAAGTCCCTATCCATGTCCTCGGCGTTACTGCAGTTGAAAATGTACATGCCTTTGAACGTGGCGATTCCATAGTAGAGTTTTCGGTCGTTGTCCATGAAGCTATCGGAAAACGAAGATAAGAAACAAAGGAGAGCACAAAATGTAATGACACATGTTGTCAGGTACTTATTGAAAAGTTGGCAAGAACCATTGTTGGAGAAAGTAGGGATGAGGGTGTGAAATGCGAGGACTGTGCTGGTAGGTAGAAGGTTAGCGAGGTTGGCCGCACTGGCTAGGGTTTGGTGGACGGAGTACTGGTTCAAGCTGTGCTTGAATATGGTGGGAGGGGAAGGCGGTGGGCGTGGTTGCTCGGAAGATAGTACCTCAGCCATgtagagaaagaagaagggagTTCGGTTATATTAATTCGCTTTCTGTTGGAGGTGATAAAAGGCAATGCTTTATAGACAATGAGGACATTGGATTTTAGGTTGTTTACCTCAGAATGGTGATGTATGTAAATCATGTGGATTGTGTTTTGAGAGAGGGATAGCGTAAGGGACACCAACAATGGACTAATTTCTAGGCCATAAGAAACATAATGACATATGATTTATGCAACCATTTGCTAGCTAGTTACCTAATTTGACCAGAAAATTAACTCACTAGCTAGCTGTTTGAAAGAATGCAATCCTAGCTACATCAAAAGCTTGGTAGAATTACAACTTATATTGAACTGTTTCACTTTTAAAAAGTCAATAACTATCGGGCTATGCATGTGGTTAGGTTAAAATAATATCAATGTGATTAGTAGTGACTGCTGGCCTGACTTTGAAATCTTGACACTAGCTAGAACTTACTTATCTTCCAAGAGTTTCGCACCATCAACATTCATCATTGAAGATTTTATAGGTCATTTATCTCTAGCTTGAGGTAACAAAAGTGATTTCCGTTCTGATTCTATACAGTTTAATAAAACAACTTTAAAGAGAAATCAGATTTGGCCTCCTCCTCAACCCAACTCTTCCTCAAGTCAATTACTCCAATCTCGGTTACAGATTAGTAAACATGCCATTAACGTATTATATATTGCTAATCTTTAGGATTTAGAACTATCATTTTGAACATTTGGGAGATGCTTCTCTCCTTCGTTTGCTAATCACCAACAGGGTTTAATACAAAGAAAATTGTGATAAGTAGTCTCATGGATAGGAGGAGCTACAGTACAACCTTGAATTGCAAAGTTTGCTGACATTCAGAATATGCTTCAGTCTGCAATGCTGCAATGTGCAATCAATTCACATATGAAAATGGATTAACAATGTCGCAATGCAGGTGCACCGTTCATCTTTTTTCTAAAATCCGATTCATTGATGTTTGTATTTTTTCTAGTGTTTGCCTCCGTCTCTGGTACCAACTTTGCAACAAACAGAATGGTTACAATCCATTAGGAAATTAAAAGCGTATGAGACGATCCAAGAACCTAACCAGCTA from Pyrus communis chromosome 17, drPyrComm1.1, whole genome shotgun sequence includes the following:
- the LOC137722171 gene encoding putative disease resistance protein At3g14460, which codes for MEAVKAFEVYTFPVEGILNKLALLAAQEFSLFWGFRKELAKFRQSIRAIQEFLGDVTSQPQQDRGMAVRDWLKKLEEVARDADNVFDEINYEDVRSKVEFQNQVKKKVLNFLSRSNPILFRQQMAHKIKNINATLSDLKSEASFIGLVARRIDSTLSPQGMGNRETVSSFDHDEKIFGREEIVSGIIATLIDSNNREKYLSVMVIVGMAGLGKTTLAKAIYNDNRYIDKHFETKIWVCVSTTFDVNSILRRILELLNSTNTGLTSQEALLQNLQKELMGKRYILVLDDVWNEDDMLWSSLMSCLSKLNSAHGSVMIVTTRSAKVASITETLPRCDLVNLSVEDCWSILKGEAFPYGCAPLASIHERIGRAIAEKCAGVPLVAKVLGSMMRSKNSADEWLIIQESKIWELPEGEDRIMSVLKLSFDSLKSPYLKQCFACCSMLEKDFEIERDDLIQLWMAHGLLHSHANLEMEDIGNEYFNSLLENSFFQDVIKDGCDSIIKCKMHDLVHDLAELVSKYDGEDKLKIRSKTEMSSLIPISLEKNAEKVSSLFSQSGIPGNILSRFKGLRVLKLSKTYASELPGSIGDLRHLRYLDISNTPIRALPRSVGKLYNLQTLRMCDTKHLRIFPRELENLINLRHVYFDKYKEVIPFGIRSFTQLQRLPSFTLDRARTRGIDELGGLNQLKGNLTLGCLEYVRDKEEAKKSNLVGKANIRGLTFEWGNCSRGRNEHDNDVLEGLQLHPKLEILRIENFMGLKFASWMISGLLPQNLQEILLYDCRECEQVPTLGHLPHLRHVVLHSMHNLKCVGAEFYGYNYVSSGATTTTRNETVRRVTLFPALKTLQMIDCPVLVEWNEAVVAMPTNEKVELVVFPCLEKLTLVSCMELRTAPGHFPSLQKLDVYNVDDFMAIENISSQVTALTSLRLEYLQEVTSLPVGILEKNQKLLIRGCPNLTSIPISRSPSLVEYHSSLQQLSIVDCPKLRCISIHSLTSLRKLAIERCSLESTNLQSGLEELSLYGCTSLRELRIEECNGFTSILSGLQSCTSLHSFFISNCQSLKRLGRQHPVSLEHLVISGCPNLRAIPSLDNLTSLRYLEIEKCDALTSLPSGLSSCTSLSHFSVAFCDKLKSMADQDVSSLQSLSCLVIYECLKLQYLPRGLHSLHGLKEMTIGKFWKLDSFPDFKVPSSQIQSLTISGWPKLKSLPDQIQHFTTLTSLEIRSFGGVESLPEWLGDLTSLTRLRIKRCKNLMYFPTMEAMQRIAKLHVLEIDACPHLKEACAEESGREWPKISHIPHKRCKSKYSLVVHLPSLAFLFLLVKQAMALSKIFCILGCLAVAFAKYTVVGSTMTIEGVVKRVGYSSPSRSGVMNDLGLTVAQIYENMAGEGSGFVQASIPKLDGHYDHWAMLMENFLRSKEYWSIVEHGITAAAEGASLVEGQKKVLEDQKLKDLKAKNYLFQAIDRAVLETILNKDTAKEIWDSLKQKYQGTARVKRAQLQALRKEFEMLHMRTGETVNEFFGRTLTIANKRRINGDKLTDVEVIEKILRSMTPKYDYVVCSIEESKDLDLLSIDELQSSLLVHEQRMIGHVVEEQALKVVYEENSGGRGRGRGTFRGRGRGRGRQTFNKSTIECYSCHELGHFQYECPMKDKEAKVNYAEASEEMLLMAYVDAPDVKEDIWFLDSGCSNHMCGKRELFFDFDENFRESVKLGNNTSMTVLGKGNIRLQVSGITQVITGVFYVPALKNNLLSIGQLQEKGLAILIKHGRCKIFHPERGLIMETVMAANRMFIIVAQHQLSVQACFNALTDDLVQLWHCRYGHLSLGGLKTLQQKQMVSGLPQIKDFSRVCENCMVGKQPRDPFPKKSTWRASQSLQLIHADICGPITPASNSKKRYLLTFIDDFTRKTWVYFLVEKSEAFRFFKAFKSLVENETDASIKSLRTDRGGEFTSHEFVEFCVEKGIQRQLTAAYTPQQNGVAERKNRTIMNMVRSLLTEKKMPKTFWPEATNWTVHVLNRSPTLAVKNKTPEEAWSGTIPSVSYFRVFGCISYVHIPDNKRTKLDDKSMKCVLLGVSEGSKAYRLFEPVSQKIIISRDVRFDENSSWVYTRLPADPFMIIITRLPAVIY
- the LOC137722172 gene encoding protein DMP4-like — protein: MAEVLSSEQPRPPPSPPTIFKHSLNQYSVHQTLASAANLANLLPTSTVLAFHTLIPTFSNNGSCQLFNKYLTTCVITFCALLCFLSSFSDSFMDNDRKLYYGIATFKGMYIFNCSNAEDMDRDLKKYKIKFIDFVHALMSLFVFLVFALSNSNVQSCFFSEAGISELTMNLPLGAGILSSFLFTIFPTTRRGIGYADMVARAL